The following are from one region of the Hymenobacter radiodurans genome:
- the radC gene encoding RadC family protein: protein MKSVDNLAEEAAAPVRYVAPTSFGIKSWAEEDRPREKLLQKGRSALSDAELMGILLGSGTAKLSAVDVAKLILNAVENDLNELAKLSVKELMRHKGIGEAKAITIVAALELGRRRKETAAAARTTITCSRDIYQLIRPNLQDLPHEEFWVILLNRANVVMRKQPISSGGVAGTVADPKMIFKHALEQLASSIILVHNHPSGNQKPSAADIALTRKLKEAGQFLDLPILDHLIYTDHGYYSFADEGVL, encoded by the coding sequence ATGAAATCAGTTGACAATCTGGCGGAAGAGGCCGCGGCCCCCGTGCGTTACGTAGCGCCCACTTCTTTCGGTATTAAAAGCTGGGCCGAGGAAGACCGCCCCCGCGAAAAGCTTCTGCAAAAAGGCCGCTCAGCTCTCTCCGACGCGGAGCTAATGGGAATTCTGCTCGGCTCAGGCACCGCCAAGCTCTCCGCTGTAGACGTAGCTAAGCTGATTCTGAACGCGGTAGAGAACGATTTGAATGAGTTGGCCAAATTGTCGGTGAAGGAGCTGATGCGCCACAAAGGTATCGGGGAGGCGAAAGCCATAACCATTGTGGCGGCTTTAGAGTTAGGCCGGCGCCGTAAGGAAACGGCCGCCGCGGCCCGCACTACCATCACTTGCTCCCGCGATATTTACCAGCTCATTCGTCCCAATCTTCAGGATTTGCCCCACGAAGAATTTTGGGTGATTCTGCTCAACCGCGCCAATGTGGTGATGCGCAAACAACCCATCAGCAGCGGAGGCGTAGCCGGCACCGTCGCCGACCCGAAGATGATTTTCAAACACGCCCTAGAGCAGTTGGCCAGTTCTATTATCCTGGTGCACAATCACCCCAGCGGCAACCAGAAGCCCAGCGCCGCCGATATTGCCCTTACCCGCAAGCTCAAAGAAGCCGGCCAGTTCTTGGATTTGCCTATCCTCGACCACCTCATCTATACCGACCACGGCTACTACAGCTTCGCCGACGAAGGCGTGTTATAA
- a CDS encoding metallophosphoesterase translates to MSRILSFPFILLLILAEWYGYQAIKTLIPASSISGRRLAGAIYWIVTALAWGFAIWAITTRHNGPAPYKTYLSSALVGLLLAKLVVLLFLLPEDLVRMGRWVVQQFTQRNGVATGTPITRSQFLSGLALVVAGIPFVAFVWGMLRGATDYQVKRVTLRFPNLPASFDGFKVLQISDLHTGSFQSSEPLERAVRMINKQQADLIFMTGDLVNNVATEVENHIDTLAQIESKLPKFSILGNHDYGDYVQWPSPKPSAPTWHAWRRITPKSGGACSWMKAILLSATARK, encoded by the coding sequence ATGTCACGAATTCTGAGTTTCCCCTTCATCTTATTGCTCATTTTAGCCGAATGGTACGGCTACCAAGCTATAAAAACCCTTATTCCAGCCAGCTCTATTAGCGGACGACGCCTTGCCGGAGCTATCTATTGGATTGTCACTGCATTGGCTTGGGGTTTCGCTATCTGGGCCATCACTACCCGCCACAACGGCCCGGCACCCTACAAAACGTATCTATCCAGCGCCTTGGTGGGTTTGCTGCTGGCTAAACTAGTGGTGTTGCTGTTTTTGCTCCCCGAAGATTTAGTTCGGATGGGGCGCTGGGTGGTGCAGCAGTTTACGCAGCGTAATGGTGTGGCTACCGGCACGCCCATTACGCGGAGTCAGTTTTTGAGCGGCTTGGCACTGGTAGTGGCAGGCATTCCGTTTGTAGCCTTTGTCTGGGGAATGCTGCGCGGAGCAACCGATTACCAGGTAAAGCGTGTAACACTGCGCTTCCCCAACCTACCGGCATCTTTCGACGGCTTTAAAGTGCTTCAGATTTCCGATTTGCACACGGGTAGTTTTCAGTCGAGCGAGCCGCTCGAACGGGCCGTCAGGATGATTAATAAGCAGCAGGCCGACCTCATTTTTATGACCGGCGACTTAGTAAATAATGTGGCCACGGAGGTCGAAAACCACATTGATACCCTCGCTCAAATCGAGTCCAAGCTCCCCAAGTTCTCTATCCTCGGCAACCACGACTACGGCGATTACGTGCAGTGGCCTAGCCCGAAGCCAAGCGCGCCAACCTGGCACGCCTGGCGCAGAATCACGCCAAAATCGGGTGGCGCCTGCTCTTGGATGAAAGCCATACTATTGAGCGCGACGGCGAGAAAATAG
- a CDS encoding metallophosphoesterase produces MDESHTIERDGEKIAVLGVQNWGAQMRFPKYGNLPKAHAASGDAPFKILLSHDPSHWEGEVLSYPDIDLTLSGHTHGMQFGVNLPFFKWSPVQYVYKQWAGLYNRGEQYLYVNTGLGFLGYPGRVGFLPEITVFELRRA; encoded by the coding sequence TTGGATGAAAGCCATACTATTGAGCGCGACGGCGAGAAAATAGCCGTGTTGGGCGTGCAAAACTGGGGGGCTCAAATGCGCTTTCCTAAGTACGGCAATCTGCCTAAGGCCCATGCTGCCAGCGGCGACGCGCCCTTCAAAATTCTCCTCTCCCACGACCCATCCCACTGGGAAGGTGAGGTACTGAGTTACCCTGACATCGACCTCACTCTTTCAGGTCACACCCACGGCATGCAGTTTGGCGTGAATCTCCCCTTTTTCAAGTGGAGCCCTGTGCAGTATGTGTATAAGCAGTGGGCCGGCCTGTACAATAGAGGTGAGCAGTATCTGTACGTTAATACTGGCCTAGGCTTTTTGGGATATCCGGGACGGGTGGGCTTCCTGCCCGAAATAACCGTATTTGAATTGCGACGAGCGTAA
- a CDS encoding carboxypeptidase-like regulatory domain-containing protein — translation MGLSSRLFTGFWNKAAVLLVLGLLMALSASAQLRVSGTITNAADGKPIPGTTVRIKGNKTGVVANNVGDFRIDVAYTDTLEFISLGFATKRMALGRSGLSQLIVQVKLDRASIQLGEVRVQEGRPADAQIKKALRNVRRPTPPANAVKRPPAPKPLFPVDSTAPKAPVASLENPASLLYDALSREGKARRKLEELQQQEALKKKMEQARRDRERYNRNFKDNRGYE, via the coding sequence ATGGGTTTATCGTCTCGTTTGTTCACCGGATTCTGGAATAAAGCCGCTGTATTGCTGGTTTTAGGGTTGTTGATGGCCCTGTCGGCCTCGGCTCAGTTGCGCGTGTCGGGCACAATTACCAATGCCGCCGACGGCAAACCAATACCTGGCACCACCGTGCGTATTAAAGGCAACAAAACCGGCGTAGTAGCCAATAACGTCGGTGATTTCCGCATCGACGTGGCGTATACGGACACGCTGGAGTTTATTTCGCTAGGCTTTGCCACCAAGCGAATGGCGTTAGGCCGCTCGGGACTTTCCCAACTCATTGTGCAGGTAAAGCTCGACCGGGCTAGCATTCAACTGGGCGAAGTGCGGGTGCAGGAAGGCCGCCCGGCGGATGCGCAGATAAAGAAGGCCCTGCGCAATGTGCGCCGCCCCACACCGCCCGCCAACGCCGTAAAACGCCCCCCAGCGCCCAAGCCACTGTTCCCCGTCGACTCTACGGCTCCTAAAGCGCCGGTTGCCTCCCTTGAAAACCCAGCCAGCCTGCTCTACGACGCTCTTTCGCGGGAGGGCAAGGCGCGGCGCAAGTTAGAGGAGCTACAACAGCAGGAAGCCCTGAAAAAGAAGATGGAGCAAGCCCGCCGCGACCGGGAGCGGTACAACCGCAACTTCAAGGATAATCGGGGGTACGAGTAG
- the uvsE gene encoding UV DNA damage repair endonuclease UvsE: MKIGYPCVNETLDCSAATTFRLASYTDERVVTTVTNNLACLQRILEYNVQHGLLFFRIGSGIVPFGSHAVNTFPWQTEFAPHFRAIGDYIKAEQMRISFHPDQFVVLNSPDPGIVERSIAELVYQGSMLDLMGLDSTAKLQIHVGGLYGDRDVAIERFIATYRTLPEAVQVRLVIENDDRLFSLRDCLRVHEAVGIPILFDNFHHECLNHKEPMQEALRLAAGTWNPTRDGVLMMDYSSQQLGERKGKHTSSLVEDRFREFITHLNGLDVDMMLEIKDKEASALRAVAILRELGLAAPIPLSASV; the protein is encoded by the coding sequence ATGAAAATTGGGTATCCCTGCGTAAATGAAACGCTCGACTGTAGCGCGGCCACTACTTTCCGGCTGGCGTCTTACACCGATGAGCGCGTGGTAACCACCGTTACCAATAATCTGGCTTGTTTGCAGCGCATTCTGGAATACAACGTCCAGCACGGTCTGCTCTTCTTCCGAATCGGTTCCGGCATCGTGCCTTTTGGCTCGCATGCGGTCAATACGTTTCCGTGGCAGACAGAATTTGCCCCCCACTTCCGCGCTATTGGCGATTATATCAAGGCCGAGCAGATGCGCATCTCTTTCCACCCCGATCAGTTTGTGGTGCTCAACTCCCCCGATCCGGGTATTGTGGAGCGCAGCATTGCCGAGTTGGTCTATCAGGGCTCCATGTTGGATTTGATGGGCCTTGATAGCACGGCCAAGCTGCAAATTCACGTGGGCGGCCTCTATGGCGACCGAGACGTGGCTATTGAGCGCTTTATTGCCACCTACCGCACGCTCCCGGAAGCGGTGCAGGTACGGCTGGTTATCGAAAACGATGACCGTCTGTTTAGTCTGCGCGACTGCCTGCGGGTGCACGAGGCTGTAGGAATTCCTATCCTGTTCGACAACTTCCACCACGAGTGCCTCAACCACAAAGAGCCGATGCAGGAAGCCCTGCGGCTGGCGGCCGGCACCTGGAACCCGACCCGCGACGGCGTGCTGATGATGGATTACAGCTCTCAGCAGCTTGGGGAGCGCAAGGGCAAGCACACTTCGTCGTTGGTAGAGGATAGGTTTCGTGAGTTTATCACGCATCTCAACGGCCTCGACGTAGATATGATGCTTGAAATTAAAGACAAAGAAGCCAGCGCCCTGCGCGCCGTGGCTATTCTGCGCGAGTTGGGTTTGGCTGCGCCAATCCCACTCAGCGCCTCCGTTTAG
- a CDS encoding DUF4097 family beta strand repeat-containing protein, producing MLDLQQASSIQIKGGSGKEVAVRASVTINNNKLNDALLLTLNTEGDEVKVKSAFDKALLYTSNEPDCPDGEGYSTWNDSGKNGKGSYRVCARIDYVIEVPAGATVQVNTISGNIEVKGLNGPLEAKSISGFVDVSWPPTKGAEVAMKTITGEVYTNQDIALNGQKNNSPVGYQVRGTLGSSGPAIRLESISGDVFFRKQN from the coding sequence GTGCTGGATTTGCAACAGGCATCCAGCATTCAGATCAAAGGCGGCAGCGGTAAGGAAGTAGCCGTGCGTGCCTCGGTTACCATCAACAATAACAAGCTGAACGACGCTTTACTGCTGACCCTGAACACGGAAGGCGACGAGGTAAAAGTGAAGTCGGCGTTCGATAAAGCGCTGCTGTACACCAGCAACGAACCCGACTGCCCCGACGGCGAGGGCTACAGCACCTGGAACGACTCAGGCAAGAATGGGAAGGGCTCGTATCGCGTCTGTGCCCGCATCGACTACGTGATTGAAGTGCCCGCTGGCGCCACGGTTCAGGTGAATACCATTAGCGGCAACATTGAGGTTAAGGGGCTGAATGGCCCCCTGGAAGCGAAATCTATCAGCGGCTTTGTAGATGTAAGCTGGCCGCCGACAAAAGGCGCTGAAGTAGCCATGAAAACCATCACCGGTGAGGTGTACACCAACCAGGATATTGCCTTGAACGGCCAAAAAAACAACTCCCCCGTGGGCTACCAAGTGCGCGGGACGTTGGGCAGCAGCGGCCCGGCCATCCGCCTCGAGTCTATCAGCGGCGACGTATTCTTCCGCAAGCAGAACTAA
- a CDS encoding DUF4097 family beta strand repeat-containing protein, producing the protein MKKTLFLTLLYLLAASPALWAQEYKLKLGGKARKIVLDMNGSDVTLEGYNGDELIIRGNGFEPAPKRAEGLRPVYNSAVDNTKIGLSVTEKDNVVRVVQASRKDTDYVIRVPRQTAVVFTQTQFGSGNLKVNDLQGDLEVNMKNGDAQLLNMGGGVVANSISSDIIVRYAGVGKSPSSISSVSGAVDITMPASSKTTLQLRTISGEVYTDFDINMGKSKEEGDMRRVGGQTVEGTVNGGGTKIALQSISGDVFVRKAK; encoded by the coding sequence ATGAAAAAGACTCTGTTTCTCACTCTACTTTACCTGCTAGCGGCTAGTCCGGCCTTGTGGGCCCAGGAATACAAGCTTAAGCTCGGCGGTAAAGCCCGCAAAATCGTGCTGGATATGAACGGCAGCGACGTCACGCTGGAAGGCTATAACGGCGATGAGCTCATCATTCGGGGCAACGGTTTCGAGCCAGCCCCCAAGCGCGCCGAAGGGCTGCGGCCCGTGTACAACTCGGCTGTTGACAATACCAAGATTGGCCTTTCCGTGACCGAAAAGGATAATGTAGTGCGCGTGGTGCAGGCCTCTCGCAAGGATACGGATTACGTCATTCGGGTGCCGCGGCAAACAGCGGTGGTGTTTACCCAAACCCAATTCGGCAGCGGTAATCTGAAAGTAAACGACTTGCAGGGCGACTTGGAAGTGAACATGAAGAATGGCGACGCCCAACTCCTAAACATGGGCGGTGGCGTAGTAGCTAACAGCATCAGCAGCGACATTATCGTGCGCTACGCTGGAGTGGGCAAATCGCCTAGCTCTATTTCCAGTGTGAGTGGGGCGGTGGATATCACGATGCCGGCCAGCAGCAAAACCACCCTGCAACTGCGCACCATTTCGGGCGAGGTTTACACCGACTTCGACATCAATATGGGTAAGAGCAAGGAGGAGGGCGATATGCGGCGTGTGGGCGGCCAAACGGTGGAAGGCACCGTGAACGGCGGCGGTACCAAAATCGCCTTGCAATCGATAAGCGGCGACGTGTTCGTTCGCAAAGCCAAGTAA
- a CDS encoding HEAT repeat domain-containing protein, with protein MNITPNSSECLDVADLLVDYAEHSLPPAQTAQMAAHVATCPRCQERVAQLQELGTKFEAAEPITPPLALRVNFMAALEREKAALAKPESEVREAKVVRLEPATSEQSGMWWLRIAASLVLLATGVLLGNLWRPLGADVAGISPVATTADSRLGTLKVNPAVPSLSASDRIQLVNEMAGEVKGSADPTVQALINTLNFDPNTNVRLAAGQALYRLRDDPRVREAFVQSLTIQTDPNVQIMLIELLVALRERRAVPELERLSQRRDALPIVRQQAESGLGQLIQI; from the coding sequence ATGAATATCACGCCTAATTCTTCCGAATGCCTTGATGTAGCCGACCTGCTGGTTGACTATGCCGAGCACAGCCTGCCTCCGGCTCAGACGGCCCAGATGGCGGCCCACGTAGCTACGTGCCCCCGCTGCCAGGAGCGCGTGGCGCAGTTGCAGGAGTTGGGGACCAAATTTGAAGCTGCCGAGCCTATCACTCCTCCACTAGCATTGCGCGTAAACTTTATGGCCGCGCTAGAACGAGAAAAAGCGGCGCTGGCAAAGCCTGAATCAGAAGTGCGTGAGGCGAAAGTGGTGCGCCTAGAGCCTGCCACGTCGGAGCAGTCGGGAATGTGGTGGCTACGGATTGCCGCCAGCCTTGTGCTGCTGGCTACGGGTGTGCTGCTGGGCAACTTGTGGCGGCCGTTAGGCGCTGATGTTGCTGGCATCAGCCCGGTAGCTACAACGGCTGACTCACGCTTGGGTACTCTCAAGGTAAATCCTGCAGTGCCTTCCCTCTCCGCCAGCGACCGGATTCAGCTGGTAAATGAGATGGCTGGGGAAGTAAAGGGCAGTGCCGACCCAACAGTGCAGGCGCTTATCAATACGCTCAACTTCGACCCGAATACGAACGTGCGACTAGCTGCCGGGCAGGCACTATACCGCCTTCGCGACGACCCCCGGGTAAGGGAGGCCTTCGTGCAGTCGCTTACCATTCAGACCGACCCCAACGTGCAAATCATGCTCATTGAGCTACTGGTAGCCCTGCGCGAGCGGCGAGCGGTGCCGGAACTGGAACGTTTGTCGCAGCGCCGCGATGCCTTACCCATTGTGCGGCAGCAGGCAGAATCGGGGCTGGGCCAGCTGATACAGATATAA
- a CDS encoding RNA polymerase sigma factor produces METRSDEELMAAVQADDLDQVVPLFERYQGPLFNFLYRLTSDYETSQDLTQTVFERLLKYRASYRPGQPFRAWAYQLARNVHTDHWQRQQRMRTADVVEVERKGALGGAAFRHTAAADREQDLHEAMAQLSPAQHEILVLHRFQGFSYEEIADMLGCTAGAAKVKAHRALQALRTIYFN; encoded by the coding sequence GTGGAAACCAGAAGCGACGAAGAACTAATGGCAGCTGTGCAGGCCGATGACCTCGACCAGGTAGTGCCGTTGTTTGAACGCTATCAGGGGCCACTGTTCAACTTCCTCTACCGCCTCACCAGCGACTACGAAACTAGCCAGGACCTTACGCAAACGGTGTTTGAGCGCCTGCTGAAGTACCGGGCCAGCTACCGGCCCGGTCAGCCCTTCCGAGCCTGGGCTTACCAACTGGCCCGCAACGTGCACACCGACCACTGGCAGCGCCAGCAGCGCATGCGCACTGCCGACGTGGTGGAAGTAGAGCGTAAAGGGGCATTGGGCGGAGCCGCCTTCCGCCACACGGCCGCCGCCGACCGCGAACAGGATTTGCACGAAGCAATGGCTCAGCTCTCCCCGGCTCAGCACGAAATTCTGGTACTGCATCGCTTCCAGGGTTTCAGCTACGAGGAGATAGCCGACATGCTGGGCTGCACAGCGGGCGCGGCCAAAGTAAAAGCGCACCGGGCCTTACAAGCCTTGCGCACCATCTATTTCAACTAA
- a CDS encoding M16 family metallopeptidase: MPLKSLWLLGLGLTLALPPVVAQQTPAPKKITKPAPAPGGTKLVEKVTRKGSELVIPYEKYVLPNGLTLLVHEDHSDPLVHVDVTYHVGSARESLGKSGFAHFFEHMMFQGSDNVADEQHFKTVTASGGNLNGTTNRDRTNYFETVPNNQLETALWLEADRMGFLLDAVTQQKFEVQRSTVKNERGQGVDNVPYGRAEETLYKALYPYGHPYSWDVIGYLEDLDRSDVNDLKNFFLRWYGPNNATLTVGGDVKPAEVVKLVEKYFGSINRGPAVENMKLPAPKLTADRYVSYEDNVRFPMLQMVFPTVPQYHPDETPLDALAEIMGRGKNSLLYKNLVKNQKAVQASASHPCSELAGEFNITALSFPGKGLDSTEVLVRQTLAEFEKTGVSDEQVQRFKSSREAQIINSLASVSGKVSQLAAYQTYTGNPNRLPEDLKRLRALTKADVVRVYNQYIKGKKAIFVSVVPKTAPNLLAKADNYTVSQEGYQAPADVYKGLTYVKAKDTFDRSKQPKSGTNPVVQVPAVWQEQFKNGLRVMGTRNTEIPSVTMLLTIRGGHRLEQADRTKAGIASLTAAMLNEGSQKYSGEEFTAALNRLGSTVQVSAGADNTTVYVQSLTKNLDQTLALVEERLMRPRFDAADFARIKKQTLEGIANQNTQPVTIANKTYSRLLYGAENIMSIPVSGTQNSVQSISLDDVKQFYAQNYAPNISHLVAVGDVEQQALVSKLGFLQNWSRKEVTLPAATVASKPDKTKLYFVNKDGAAQSEIRIGYVALPYDATGDYYKAYLSNYVLGGAFNSRINLNLREDKGYTYGAGSGYSGSRYAGPFTASAGVRADATAASVKEFVKEIDSYRKTGITDEELAFLKSSVGQNDALRYETGQQKAAFLGRLLEYDLTPDYLKKQTEILQNFTKEDVKASAAKYLPLESMVLVVTGDKQQLPELQKLGYEVIELDLDGNPVKADMSASYNVVAPAAAAPEAAPATDKKAKRKMKEDGKKMKIKEKTEKTK, from the coding sequence ATGCCCCTTAAATCCTTGTGGCTATTGGGCCTAGGCCTTACCCTAGCCTTGCCCCCAGTCGTGGCTCAGCAAACACCCGCCCCGAAGAAAATCACCAAGCCAGCGCCTGCACCCGGGGGCACTAAGTTGGTTGAGAAAGTCACCCGCAAGGGCTCGGAGCTGGTGATTCCCTACGAGAAGTACGTGCTGCCTAATGGCCTGACGCTACTCGTGCACGAAGACCACAGCGACCCGCTGGTGCATGTCGACGTCACCTACCACGTGGGTTCCGCCCGCGAATCGCTGGGCAAGTCGGGCTTTGCCCACTTCTTCGAGCACATGATGTTCCAGGGCTCGGACAACGTGGCCGACGAACAGCACTTTAAAACCGTAACGGCCTCGGGCGGCAATCTGAACGGGACTACCAACCGGGACCGCACCAATTATTTTGAAACTGTGCCGAACAATCAGCTCGAAACGGCCTTGTGGCTGGAAGCCGACCGGATGGGTTTCCTACTCGACGCGGTAACGCAGCAAAAGTTTGAGGTGCAGCGCTCAACCGTCAAAAATGAACGAGGTCAGGGCGTGGACAACGTACCCTATGGCCGAGCCGAAGAAACGCTGTATAAAGCCCTGTACCCCTATGGCCATCCCTATTCCTGGGATGTCATTGGCTACTTGGAAGACCTGGACCGCTCGGACGTAAATGATCTAAAGAACTTCTTCCTGCGCTGGTACGGCCCCAATAACGCCACGCTGACAGTTGGTGGCGACGTGAAGCCGGCCGAGGTAGTGAAGCTGGTCGAGAAGTATTTCGGCTCTATCAATCGCGGTCCGGCCGTAGAGAACATGAAGCTGCCTGCGCCCAAGCTCACGGCCGACCGTTATGTCAGCTACGAAGACAATGTGCGCTTCCCCATGCTGCAAATGGTGTTTCCGACTGTCCCGCAGTACCACCCCGACGAAACACCACTGGATGCGTTGGCAGAAATTATGGGGCGGGGTAAGAATTCACTGCTCTATAAAAACTTGGTCAAGAACCAGAAAGCCGTTCAAGCGTCGGCTTCTCACCCCTGTTCGGAGTTGGCCGGAGAATTTAACATCACGGCTCTAAGTTTCCCTGGCAAAGGTTTGGATAGCACGGAGGTACTCGTGCGTCAGACCCTGGCCGAGTTTGAAAAAACCGGCGTCAGCGACGAGCAGGTACAGCGCTTCAAGTCGAGCCGGGAAGCGCAGATAATTAACAGCCTAGCAAGCGTCAGCGGTAAGGTCTCGCAGCTAGCTGCCTACCAGACCTACACCGGCAACCCGAACCGCTTGCCAGAAGATCTGAAGCGCTTACGCGCCCTGACCAAAGCCGATGTGGTGCGCGTCTACAACCAATACATCAAAGGCAAGAAAGCGATATTTGTAAGCGTAGTGCCCAAGACGGCTCCTAATCTGCTCGCGAAGGCAGATAACTATACGGTTTCCCAAGAAGGCTACCAAGCCCCGGCGGATGTCTATAAAGGCCTGACCTACGTCAAAGCCAAGGATACGTTTGACCGCAGCAAGCAGCCCAAGAGCGGCACCAACCCCGTCGTGCAAGTACCCGCGGTATGGCAGGAGCAATTCAAGAATGGTTTGCGCGTGATGGGCACCCGCAACACCGAAATCCCCTCCGTGACCATGCTGCTGACCATTCGCGGCGGCCACCGCTTAGAGCAAGCTGACCGCACCAAAGCGGGCATCGCCTCGCTCACGGCAGCCATGCTCAATGAAGGCTCGCAGAAATACTCAGGCGAAGAGTTTACCGCGGCCCTAAACCGCTTGGGTAGCACCGTGCAGGTTAGCGCCGGCGCCGACAACACGACGGTGTACGTGCAGTCGTTAACCAAAAACCTGGACCAGACCCTTGCCTTAGTAGAAGAGCGCTTGATGCGTCCGCGCTTTGATGCAGCCGACTTTGCGCGCATCAAGAAGCAGACCCTGGAAGGCATTGCCAACCAGAACACGCAGCCGGTCACGATTGCCAACAAGACGTATAGCCGCCTGCTGTATGGCGCCGAGAACATCATGAGCATCCCGGTGAGCGGCACGCAGAACTCGGTGCAGAGCATCAGCCTGGACGACGTGAAGCAATTCTACGCCCAGAACTACGCACCCAACATCTCGCACCTCGTGGCCGTGGGCGACGTGGAGCAGCAGGCGCTGGTCTCGAAGCTAGGCTTCTTACAAAACTGGAGCCGCAAGGAAGTAACCCTTCCAGCTGCTACGGTGGCCTCCAAACCTGACAAGACCAAGCTCTACTTTGTGAATAAGGACGGGGCCGCGCAATCGGAAATACGTATTGGCTATGTGGCCTTGCCCTACGATGCGACGGGCGATTACTACAAAGCCTACCTCTCGAACTACGTTCTAGGTGGCGCCTTCAACTCGCGCATCAACTTGAATTTGCGCGAGGACAAAGGCTACACCTATGGGGCTGGGTCAGGCTACTCCGGTAGCCGCTACGCTGGGCCCTTTACGGCTAGCGCGGGTGTGCGGGCCGATGCTACGGCTGCGTCGGTGAAAGAGTTTGTCAAGGAAATCGACTCGTATCGCAAGACTGGGATTACGGATGAAGAGTTGGCGTTCCTCAAGTCGTCGGTGGGCCAGAACGATGCCTTGCGTTACGAAACTGGCCAGCAGAAAGCCGCCTTCCTGGGTCGTTTATTGGAGTACGACCTGACGCCGGATTACCTGAAAAAGCAAACGGAGATCTTGCAGAACTTCACGAAAGAAGACGTGAAGGCCAGCGCCGCGAAGTATCTGCCCCTAGAAAGCATGGTGTTGGTAGTGACCGGCGATAAGCAGCAGCTGCCCGAGCTCCAGAAGCTGGGCTATGAAGTCATCGAACTGGACCTGGATGGCAACCCCGTCAAAGCCGACATGTCCGCTTCCTACAACGTCGTGGCCCCGGCGGCCGCCGCGCCCGAAGCGGCGCCGGCCACGGATAAAAAGGCCAAGCGGAAAATGAAAGAAGACGGCAAAAAGATGAAGATTAAAGAGAAAACAGAAAAGACCAAGTAG